One Triticum dicoccoides isolate Atlit2015 ecotype Zavitan chromosome 4B, WEW_v2.0, whole genome shotgun sequence genomic window carries:
- the LOC119295438 gene encoding two-component response regulator-like APRR3 isoform X2 translates to MVMSSQDSIGTVLKCMQNGAVDFLVKPVRKNELRNLWQHVWRRHSMNSQLNASENNAASNHISVNSGIGSKTGENSDEESDAQSSGSKRETEIESVEKLPEIATHNGASSSRELKIQNGPFDRMNTKALALKGTDDAPSGNACGTSKLQVFSAEKNVFSKYLHGITSAKVAGQIMDNAMRIADASSCRPSDPGKDLMATGQPTTSKKCKSPVTKNNAVKPVMENTLHENSKGAAIGHPQSCPSHLLDVNLGKQQRSDGHVNQELRDKDNFNHSNSSAFSRYGNKRIEPSAKQLSLPSVHLTHQESVYDKNVQSSGTLPSHEHNTCKITMQAQAPLDSCTVGPAIPSSSSAREDAGTSSSSPRKDNFGHPPYGFIPVPLSVGAAIPYQYSAIMPPIYYTQPPFMQCDPSGINQMGIQHAYHSSYHQNLGKPSEIDEHRQLEENQRLHHSRQILQESGEPIDLLRAHAERNNQTASCSQDIRGWTVSGETDTNTNTIIAPESGNESGIQNFGYNGLDSDRSRREAALMKFRMKRKDRCFEKKVRYHSRKKLAEQRPRIKGQFVSQKLKSATTTEDAETD, encoded by the exons ATGG TGATGTCATCCCAAGATTCCATTGGCACAGTGCTAAAGTGCATGCAGAATGGGGCAGTGGACTTCCTCGTGAAGCCAGTGAGGAAGAATGAGTTGCGTAACTTATGGCAACATGTGTGGAGGCGGCACTCG ATGAATAGCCAATTAAATGCATCAGAAAACAATGCAGCCAGCAACCATATAAGTGTGAATTCTGGTATCGGGTCAAAGACAGGAGAAAACAGCGACGAGGAAAGTGATGCTCAG AGCTCTGGAAGCAAAAGGGAGactgaaattgagagtgttgagaaATTACCGGAGATTGCGACACATAATGGGGCAAGCTCATCCAGAGAACTAAAAATTCAGAATGGGCCTTTTGATAGAATGAACACAAAGGCACTTGCATTAAAGGGTACTGATG ATGCTCCAAGTGGAAATGCATGCGGCACCAGTAAGCTGCAAGTGTTTTCAGCTGAGAAGAATGTGTTTTCCAAGTATCTTCATGGCATTACTTCTGCAAAGGTTGCTGGACAGATAATGGACAACGCTATGAGGATTGCTGATGCAAGTTCATGTCGTCCAAGTGATCCTGGCAAAGATCTAATGGCTACTGGCCAACCAACAACTAGCAAAAAATGCAAATCTCCAGTCACAAAGAATAACGCTGTCAAGCCTGTCATGGAAAATACCCTTCATGAAAATTCAAAGGGTGCTGCGATCGGCCATCCCCAGTCTTGCCCCTCTCACTTGCTGGATGTCAACTTAGGAAAGCAACAACGTTCTGATGGTCATGTGAACCAAGAACTGAGGGATAAGGATAATTTTAATCACTCAAATTCTTCAGCCTTTTCAAG GTATGGTAATAAAAGAATAGAGCCATCAGCTAAGCAACTGTCTCTTCCCTCTGTCCACTTAACTCATCAAGAATCTGTTTATGACAAGAATGTTCAGTCTAGTGGAACTTTGCCCTCACATGAACACAATACATGCAAGATTACAATGCAAGCTCAGGCTCCTTTGGACAGTTGCACAGTGGGTCCTGCCATCCCGTCTTCAAGCAGTGCAAGAGAAGATGCTGGCACAAGCAGTTCCTCCCCTAGAAAGGACAATTTCGGTCATCCTCCGTATGGCTTTATACCTGTTCCACTTTCTGTTGGTGCTGCTATACCGTACCAGTACAGTGCAATTATGCCACCGATATACTACACACAGCCTCCTtttatgcaatgtgatccatctggcATCAACCAGATGGGAATTCAGCATGCATATCATTCTAGTTACCATCAAAATCTTGGTAAACCGTCAGAGATTGATGAACACAGACAGCTAGAAGAAAATCAGCGGTTGCATCATTCAAGACAAATTCTCCAAGAATCAGGAGAACCTATTGACTTGTTGAGAGCTCATGCAGAGCGCAATAACCAGACTGCTAGTTGTAGCCAGGATATCCGTGGATGGACTGTGAGCGGTGAAACTGATACAAACACCAACACAATAATTGCCCCAGAAAGCGGCAACGAGAGTGGCATCCAGAACTTTGGTTACAACGGACTGGATAGTGATCGGTCTCGTCGTGAAGCTGCCTTGATGAAATTCCGCATGAAAAGGAAAGATAGATGCTTCGAGAAGAAG GTCAGATATCACAGCAGGAAGAAGCTTGCGGAGCAAAGACCAAGAATCAAAGGGCAGTTTGTGAGCCAAAAACTCAAGTCAGCTACAACAACAGAAGATGCGGAAACAGACTAG
- the LOC119295439 gene encoding proline-rich receptor-like protein kinase PERK2 — translation MEGPRAVAMVAVIVLVACCGAQLAVAGGDQGQPAAGGPEASLLCISECGTCPTVCTSPPPAPPSPSSSSSTPSPSPSLSPSTPSPPSPSTSILPLSTPPPPYLTLLLPPPPSSSSTEPPPSTPSPTPPKSSGGSSSSSSPSAPSSHVSSPPSPPSSSANPYYYFYLSGGSRSRGASSVYAVVIVALLLPAVTFWR, via the coding sequence ATGGAGGGACCAAgagcggtggcgatggtggcggtgATCGTCCTGGTGGCGTGTTGTGGTGCCCAGCTGGCTGTCGCCGGAGGTGATCAGGGCCAGCCGGCGGCGGGAGGGCCGGAGGCGAGCCTGCTGTGCATCAGCGAGTGCGGGACGTGCCCCACGGTGTGCACGTCGccgccgccagctcctccttccCCGTCATCGTCATCGTCAACACCGTCTCCCTCGCCGTCATTGTCACCGTCAACACCGTCGCCTCCCTCGCCATCGACGTCGATCCTCCCGCTGTCCACGCCCCCACCGCCATATCTGACTCTGCTGCTCCCGCCGCCCCCGTCGTCATCGTCGACTGAGCCGCCCCCGTCCACGCCGTCGCCGACTCCACCGAAGAGCAGCGGCGGGTCTTCGTCGTCTTCCTCTCCCTCGGCTCCGTCCTCGCACGTCTCGTcgccgccgtccccgccgtcgTCCTCGGCGAACCCGTACTACTACTTCTACCTCTCGGGGGGCAGCAGGAGCCGCGGCGCGTCAAGCGTCTacgccgtcgtcatcgtcgcgcTGCTCCTGCCCGCCGTCACCTTTTGGAGGTGA
- the LOC119295438 gene encoding two-component response regulator-like APRR3 isoform X1, which yields MSPDADAGEPAAAAAGAGGGAARGVIRWDEILPRRSLRVLLVEHDDSTRQVVTALLRKCGYRVAAVADGMKAWEVMRGRAYAFDLVLTEVNMPTLSGIDLLSRIVAADECKNIPVIMMSSQDSIGTVLKCMQNGAVDFLVKPVRKNELRNLWQHVWRRHSMNSQLNASENNAASNHISVNSGIGSKTGENSDEESDAQSSGSKRETEIESVEKLPEIATHNGASSSRELKIQNGPFDRMNTKALALKGTDDAPSGNACGTSKLQVFSAEKNVFSKYLHGITSAKVAGQIMDNAMRIADASSCRPSDPGKDLMATGQPTTSKKCKSPVTKNNAVKPVMENTLHENSKGAAIGHPQSCPSHLLDVNLGKQQRSDGHVNQELRDKDNFNHSNSSAFSRYGNKRIEPSAKQLSLPSVHLTHQESVYDKNVQSSGTLPSHEHNTCKITMQAQAPLDSCTVGPAIPSSSSAREDAGTSSSSPRKDNFGHPPYGFIPVPLSVGAAIPYQYSAIMPPIYYTQPPFMQCDPSGINQMGIQHAYHSSYHQNLGKPSEIDEHRQLEENQRLHHSRQILQESGEPIDLLRAHAERNNQTASCSQDIRGWTVSGETDTNTNTIIAPESGNESGIQNFGYNGLDSDRSRREAALMKFRMKRKDRCFEKKVRYHSRKKLAEQRPRIKGQFVSQKLKSATTTEDAETD from the exons ATGTCCCCCGACGCCGACGCCGGGGagccggcggccgcggcggcgggggccgGAGGAGGGGCGGCGCGCGGGGTGATCCGCTGGGACGAGATCCTGCCGCGCCGCTCGCTCCGGGTGCTCCTCGTCGAGCACGACGACTCCACCCGCCAGGTCGTCACCGCGCTCCTCCGCAAGTGCGGGTACCGCG tggcggcggtggcggacggGATGAAGGCTTGGGAGGTCATGCGGGGCCGCGCGTACGCCTTCGACCTCGTGCTCACGGAGGTCAACATGCCCACGCTCTCCGGAATCGACCTGCTCTCCAGGATCGTCGCGGCTGACGAGTGCAAGAACATCCCCGTTATAA TGATGTCATCCCAAGATTCCATTGGCACAGTGCTAAAGTGCATGCAGAATGGGGCAGTGGACTTCCTCGTGAAGCCAGTGAGGAAGAATGAGTTGCGTAACTTATGGCAACATGTGTGGAGGCGGCACTCG ATGAATAGCCAATTAAATGCATCAGAAAACAATGCAGCCAGCAACCATATAAGTGTGAATTCTGGTATCGGGTCAAAGACAGGAGAAAACAGCGACGAGGAAAGTGATGCTCAG AGCTCTGGAAGCAAAAGGGAGactgaaattgagagtgttgagaaATTACCGGAGATTGCGACACATAATGGGGCAAGCTCATCCAGAGAACTAAAAATTCAGAATGGGCCTTTTGATAGAATGAACACAAAGGCACTTGCATTAAAGGGTACTGATG ATGCTCCAAGTGGAAATGCATGCGGCACCAGTAAGCTGCAAGTGTTTTCAGCTGAGAAGAATGTGTTTTCCAAGTATCTTCATGGCATTACTTCTGCAAAGGTTGCTGGACAGATAATGGACAACGCTATGAGGATTGCTGATGCAAGTTCATGTCGTCCAAGTGATCCTGGCAAAGATCTAATGGCTACTGGCCAACCAACAACTAGCAAAAAATGCAAATCTCCAGTCACAAAGAATAACGCTGTCAAGCCTGTCATGGAAAATACCCTTCATGAAAATTCAAAGGGTGCTGCGATCGGCCATCCCCAGTCTTGCCCCTCTCACTTGCTGGATGTCAACTTAGGAAAGCAACAACGTTCTGATGGTCATGTGAACCAAGAACTGAGGGATAAGGATAATTTTAATCACTCAAATTCTTCAGCCTTTTCAAG GTATGGTAATAAAAGAATAGAGCCATCAGCTAAGCAACTGTCTCTTCCCTCTGTCCACTTAACTCATCAAGAATCTGTTTATGACAAGAATGTTCAGTCTAGTGGAACTTTGCCCTCACATGAACACAATACATGCAAGATTACAATGCAAGCTCAGGCTCCTTTGGACAGTTGCACAGTGGGTCCTGCCATCCCGTCTTCAAGCAGTGCAAGAGAAGATGCTGGCACAAGCAGTTCCTCCCCTAGAAAGGACAATTTCGGTCATCCTCCGTATGGCTTTATACCTGTTCCACTTTCTGTTGGTGCTGCTATACCGTACCAGTACAGTGCAATTATGCCACCGATATACTACACACAGCCTCCTtttatgcaatgtgatccatctggcATCAACCAGATGGGAATTCAGCATGCATATCATTCTAGTTACCATCAAAATCTTGGTAAACCGTCAGAGATTGATGAACACAGACAGCTAGAAGAAAATCAGCGGTTGCATCATTCAAGACAAATTCTCCAAGAATCAGGAGAACCTATTGACTTGTTGAGAGCTCATGCAGAGCGCAATAACCAGACTGCTAGTTGTAGCCAGGATATCCGTGGATGGACTGTGAGCGGTGAAACTGATACAAACACCAACACAATAATTGCCCCAGAAAGCGGCAACGAGAGTGGCATCCAGAACTTTGGTTACAACGGACTGGATAGTGATCGGTCTCGTCGTGAAGCTGCCTTGATGAAATTCCGCATGAAAAGGAAAGATAGATGCTTCGAGAAGAAG GTCAGATATCACAGCAGGAAGAAGCTTGCGGAGCAAAGACCAAGAATCAAAGGGCAGTTTGTGAGCCAAAAACTCAAGTCAGCTACAACAACAGAAGATGCGGAAACAGACTAG